From one Nilaparvata lugens isolate BPH chromosome 2, ASM1435652v1, whole genome shotgun sequence genomic stretch:
- the LOC111047800 gene encoding mitochondrial uncoupling protein 2 isoform X1 encodes MTDTSDFTFYQRMTLYAAAACFADTVTFPLDLAKVRLQVQSGAKGSGLKYKSLLHTIQTVAKEEGPRALYKGLVPGLQRQMCFASVKFGLYDSVKDFYLGLLHGSSNSSESLASLLFTSQSSEIIASPHSFIVIKKAEEGSNVMVRIAAGLTTGFMAVFIAQPTDVIKIRFQASQGVFGEHRSVAKEYANILKQEGVAGLWKGTTPNCLRNGFINCGEIVVYDSVKDFFIKKQIMNDNVYCHFTSGAIAGFCATVIASPFDVIKTRYMSAAKGEYSSVTHVAMETLKEGPLAFYKGFFPSFYRIATWNIVLWISFEQLKILTRKVRESGVVESSIVRPIHAQSKITSHDE; translated from the exons ATGACAGATACATCTGATTTCACATTCTATCAACGGATGACGCTGTATGCAGCTGCGGCTTGCTTTGCTGACACAGTCACATTTCCTCTGGATTTGGCAAAAGTTCGATTGCAG GTCCAAAGTGGAGCAAAAGGAAGTGGCTTGAAGTACAAAAGTCTTCTTCACACAATCCAAACTGTTGCTAAGGAAGAAGGACCCAG gGCCTTGTACAAAGGTTTGGTTCCCGGCCTCCAAAGGCAAATGTGCTTTGCATCAGTCAAGTTTGGACTTTACGACTCAGTTAAGGACTTCTACCTGGGATTACTTCATG GTTCATCAAATTCATCAGAATCATTAGCATCATTGTTGTTCACATCACAATCATCAGAAATAATTGCATCACCTCATTCATTCATAGTAATAAAAAAAG CCGAAGAAGGGTCAAATGTGATGGTAAGGATAGCGGCAGGTTTGACAACAGGATTCATGGCAGTATTCATCGCTCAACCGACAGATGTTATCAAAATCAGATTTCAAGCGTCACAAGGAGTCTTCGGGGAGCACAGGTCTGTCGCCAAGGAGTACGCGAATATTCTGAAACAGGAAGGTGTGGCAGGACTATGGAAAG GAACAACGCCGAATTGTCTGAGAAATGGGTTCATAAATTGTGGTGAAATAGTCGTTTACGATTCTGTCAAAGATTTCTTCATCAAGAAACAGATAATGAATGACAATGTCTATTGTCATTTCACCTCAGGAGCTATTGCAG GATTCTGTGCAACGGTCATCGCCTCCCCATTTGATGTGATCAAAACAAGATACATGAGCGCTGCCAAGGGAGAGTACAGCAGTGTGACACACGTCGCCATGGAAACCTTGAAAGAAGGTCCTCTTGCCTTCTACAAAGG ATTCTTTCCATCGTTCTACAGGATAGCGACATGGAACATTGTGCTTTGGATCTCGTTTGAGCAGTTGAAAATCTTGACGAGGAAAGTGAGAGAATCAGGGGTTGTTGAGAGTTCCATAGTTAGGCCTATCCACGCCCAATCAAAAATTACAAGTCACGATGAGTga
- the LOC111047800 gene encoding mitochondrial uncoupling protein 2 isoform X2, translated as MTDTSDFTFYQRMTLYAAAACFADTVTFPLDLAKVRLQVQSGAKGSGLKYKSLLHTIQTVAKEEGPRALYKGLVPGLQRQMCFASVKFGLYDSVKDFYLGLLHAEEGSNVMVRIAAGLTTGFMAVFIAQPTDVIKIRFQASQGVFGEHRSVAKEYANILKQEGVAGLWKGTTPNCLRNGFINCGEIVVYDSVKDFFIKKQIMNDNVYCHFTSGAIAGFCATVIASPFDVIKTRYMSAAKGEYSSVTHVAMETLKEGPLAFYKGFFPSFYRIATWNIVLWISFEQLKILTRKVRESGVVESSIVRPIHAQSKITSHDE; from the exons ATGACAGATACATCTGATTTCACATTCTATCAACGGATGACGCTGTATGCAGCTGCGGCTTGCTTTGCTGACACAGTCACATTTCCTCTGGATTTGGCAAAAGTTCGATTGCAG GTCCAAAGTGGAGCAAAAGGAAGTGGCTTGAAGTACAAAAGTCTTCTTCACACAATCCAAACTGTTGCTAAGGAAGAAGGACCCAG gGCCTTGTACAAAGGTTTGGTTCCCGGCCTCCAAAGGCAAATGTGCTTTGCATCAGTCAAGTTTGGACTTTACGACTCAGTTAAGGACTTCTACCTGGGATTACTTCATG CCGAAGAAGGGTCAAATGTGATGGTAAGGATAGCGGCAGGTTTGACAACAGGATTCATGGCAGTATTCATCGCTCAACCGACAGATGTTATCAAAATCAGATTTCAAGCGTCACAAGGAGTCTTCGGGGAGCACAGGTCTGTCGCCAAGGAGTACGCGAATATTCTGAAACAGGAAGGTGTGGCAGGACTATGGAAAG GAACAACGCCGAATTGTCTGAGAAATGGGTTCATAAATTGTGGTGAAATAGTCGTTTACGATTCTGTCAAAGATTTCTTCATCAAGAAACAGATAATGAATGACAATGTCTATTGTCATTTCACCTCAGGAGCTATTGCAG GATTCTGTGCAACGGTCATCGCCTCCCCATTTGATGTGATCAAAACAAGATACATGAGCGCTGCCAAGGGAGAGTACAGCAGTGTGACACACGTCGCCATGGAAACCTTGAAAGAAGGTCCTCTTGCCTTCTACAAAGG ATTCTTTCCATCGTTCTACAGGATAGCGACATGGAACATTGTGCTTTGGATCTCGTTTGAGCAGTTGAAAATCTTGACGAGGAAAGTGAGAGAATCAGGGGTTGTTGAGAGTTCCATAGTTAGGCCTATCCACGCCCAATCAAAAATTACAAGTCACGATGAGTga